The following proteins come from a genomic window of Anaerobutyricum hallii:
- a CDS encoding Txe/YoeB family addiction module toxin, with the protein MNDFTFTKEAFEDYLYWQIQDKKTMKRINSLLKDIRANGAMKGTGKPEKLKYRPGYSRRIDEANRLVYEIDELQNIKILSCRGHYEY; encoded by the coding sequence ATGAATGATTTCACTTTTACAAAGGAAGCATTTGAGGATTATCTTTATTGGCAGATTCAGGACAAGAAAACAATGAAAAGAATTAACTCTCTTTTAAAAGATATACGAGCAAATGGAGCCATGAAGGGAACTGGAAAGCCAGAAAAATTAAAATATCGTCCTGGATATTCAAGAAGAATTGATGAAGCAAATCGCTTAGTTTATGAAATTGACGAACTTCAAAATATTAAAATTTTATCCTGTCGGGGACATTATGAATACTAG
- a CDS encoding M23 family metallopeptidase, with protein sequence MKRPNNSFQKKYISSLVIAAFLILSVLTAYNIKIGNADGRKSDNKTKTENTEKSNDVIGPVSGSDTDSAAGSASDSTENNDMDAEWGEETNDKTETNDRAVTEKEDSDEQKDEQTTDRERSGSGIESSDAVYNYNGRKKLTWPVMGNIILPYSMDATVYYTTLDQYACNDGIIVGAKVGEEVVSPGNGRIVNIEDTDRYGKMVTILLGNYYKAYCGQLENVDYEIGDDIQEGDVIGTVAEPTRSFVLEGPNVFFKMTYKGKAVNPVKYLRS encoded by the coding sequence ATGAAAAGACCAAATAACTCATTCCAAAAAAAATATATTTCAAGTTTGGTGATTGCAGCTTTTTTAATTTTATCAGTGCTTACTGCTTACAATATTAAGATCGGGAATGCCGATGGGAGAAAGTCTGATAACAAAACAAAAACAGAGAATACAGAAAAAAGTAATGATGTGATAGGCCCGGTGTCTGGAAGTGATACGGATTCAGCAGCAGGTTCCGCATCAGATTCTACAGAGAATAATGATATGGATGCAGAATGGGGCGAAGAAACGAATGATAAGACGGAGACAAATGACAGAGCAGTTACAGAGAAAGAAGATTCTGATGAACAAAAAGATGAACAAACGACAGATCGTGAACGAAGTGGAAGTGGAATAGAAAGCAGTGATGCTGTGTACAACTATAATGGAAGAAAAAAGTTGACATGGCCGGTGATGGGAAATATTATCCTTCCTTATAGTATGGATGCGACGGTGTATTACACAACACTTGACCAGTATGCCTGCAATGACGGAATTATTGTCGGGGCGAAAGTAGGAGAGGAAGTTGTTTCTCCGGGAAATGGACGGATTGTTAATATAGAAGATACAGATCGTTATGGGAAAATGGTGACGATCTTACTTGGGAATTACTATAAGGCATATTGTGGACAACTTGAGAATGTTGACTATGAGATTGGGGATGACATTCAGGAAGGCGATGTGATCGGAACAGTGGCAGAGCCTACCAGATCATTTGTTTTAGAGGGACCAAATGTATTTTTTAAGATGACATATAAAGGAAAAGCGGTGAATCCGGTGAAGTATTTGCGTTCCTAG
- a CDS encoding EutP/PduV family microcompartment system protein: protein MKIMLIGPSAAGKTTLIQRLIDEEIKYDKTQAVEYIGNFIDTPGEYMQQRGYWGSLTITSHDADIIGLVQDSSSEDCWFSGGLTSKFEKPVVGVITKIDKDDSNPKQARSYLELAGCTTIFEVSSYTGEGVEALSQGFHDMVNKYREENKSRYADDYFD from the coding sequence ATGAAAATTATGTTGATTGGTCCGTCGGCAGCGGGCAAGACTACGCTGATTCAGCGTCTTATTGATGAAGAGATTAAGTATGATAAGACGCAGGCAGTGGAGTATATTGGCAATTTTATTGATACGCCGGGTGAATATATGCAGCAGAGGGGATACTGGGGTTCTTTGACCATCACTTCCCACGATGCGGATATTATCGGACTGGTACAGGATTCTAGCAGTGAGGACTGCTGGTTTTCCGGTGGGCTTACAAGTAAGTTTGAAAAACCGGTTGTCGGTGTTATCACGAAGATTGATAAGGATGATTCGAATCCAAAGCAGGCTCGTTCCTATCTGGAGCTTGCCGGATGTACGACTATTTTTGAGGTGAGTTCCTATACCGGAGAAGGTGTGGAGGCTTTGTCTCAGGGATTCCACGATATGGTGAATAAGTACAGGGAAGAGAATAAAAGCCGTTATGCCGATGATTATTTTGATTAG
- a CDS encoding glycoside hydrolase family 13 protein: protein MEMVQNLIRNLSVAEKLQFHSYHTKPVLNFQALFTDGSSNYMNPLEPKTGDEVTVRFRTARENAEHVYLWVNGEKKEMRIASKTERFDFYESSFLMGTEIADYYFEIHSGGICCYFNKKGPARDLEPFFNYKVTPGFSTPDWAKGAVFYQIYVDRFANGDTSNDVLNREYIYIKEPSKKIDDWYCYPEQMDVRNFYGGDLQGVLDHLDYLKELGVDVIYLNPIFVSPSNHKYDIQDYDYIDPHYGKIVVDEGNTLPEWENNNMNASKYISRVTDKRNLEASNEFFVHFVEEVHKKGMRVILDGVFNHCGSFNKWMDAERIYENQYGYEKGAFVDANSPYRHFFKFYNQNAWPYNDDYDGWWGHKTLPKLNYEESRQLYDYILHIGRKWVSPPYNADGWRLDVAADLGQSEEFNHQFWRDFRTAVKEANPEAIILAEHYDDAGSWLMGDQWDTIMNYSAFMEPVTWFLTGMEKHSDERRGDLLGNTQAFVDAMVYHMSRFQYPSLMVSMNELSNHDHSRFLTRTNQTVGRTASLGPEAANQNINKGIMRAAVMIQMTWPGAPTLYYGDEAGLCGWTDPDNRRTYPWGREDQELIQYHRDIIAIHKAETALMRGSLKYLHGGFKVICYGRFTDTEKMIVLINAGFDEARVKISVWEVGVTDNEDMVEVIMSNEEGYTMEKKVHPVTSGVLDITLPRVSSILLKSIKKS from the coding sequence ATGGAGATGGTTCAAAATCTAATACGGAATCTTTCCGTAGCAGAAAAACTGCAATTTCACAGCTATCATACAAAACCGGTATTGAATTTTCAGGCGTTATTTACAGATGGAAGCAGCAACTATATGAATCCACTCGAACCAAAGACAGGGGATGAAGTAACGGTTCGCTTCCGAACTGCAAGAGAGAATGCAGAACATGTATATTTATGGGTCAATGGTGAGAAAAAGGAAATGCGCATCGCATCCAAAACAGAGAGGTTTGACTTTTACGAGAGCAGCTTCCTTATGGGAACAGAAATAGCGGATTACTATTTTGAGATTCATTCCGGAGGTATCTGCTGCTATTTCAATAAGAAGGGTCCGGCAAGAGACTTAGAGCCGTTCTTTAATTATAAAGTAACACCAGGCTTTTCGACACCGGACTGGGCAAAAGGAGCAGTTTTCTATCAGATCTATGTAGATCGATTTGCAAATGGCGACACGTCAAATGATGTCTTAAACAGAGAATATATTTATATAAAGGAGCCATCGAAGAAAATCGATGACTGGTATTGTTATCCGGAACAGATGGACGTGCGGAACTTCTATGGCGGAGATCTGCAGGGCGTGCTTGATCATCTTGACTATTTAAAAGAACTGGGCGTGGATGTCATTTATCTCAACCCGATTTTCGTCTCTCCTTCTAATCATAAATATGATATTCAAGATTATGATTACATTGATCCACACTATGGAAAGATTGTCGTAGATGAGGGAAATACATTACCTGAATGGGAAAATAATAACATGAATGCGAGCAAATATATTTCTCGTGTTACAGATAAGCGCAATCTTGAGGCAAGCAACGAATTCTTTGTACATTTTGTAGAAGAAGTGCATAAAAAAGGAATGCGCGTTATCCTCGATGGTGTATTTAATCATTGCGGTTCCTTCAACAAATGGATGGATGCAGAGCGGATCTACGAGAATCAGTATGGCTATGAAAAAGGTGCATTTGTTGATGCCAACAGTCCATATCGCCATTTCTTTAAATTTTATAACCAGAATGCATGGCCGTATAACGATGATTATGACGGCTGGTGGGGACACAAAACTTTGCCAAAATTAAATTATGAAGAATCAAGACAGCTTTATGATTACATTTTGCATATCGGAAGAAAATGGGTTTCCCCTCCATATAATGCAGATGGATGGCGCCTTGATGTGGCAGCCGATTTAGGGCAGAGTGAAGAATTCAATCATCAGTTCTGGAGAGACTTCCGAACAGCAGTAAAAGAAGCCAATCCGGAAGCCATCATTCTGGCAGAACATTATGATGATGCAGGCTCCTGGCTGATGGGAGATCAGTGGGACACTATCATGAATTACAGTGCATTCATGGAGCCGGTTACCTGGTTCTTAACCGGAATGGAAAAGCACAGCGATGAGAGAAGAGGAGATCTTCTTGGCAACACACAGGCATTTGTTGATGCAATGGTATATCATATGTCAAGATTTCAGTATCCGTCACTTATGGTATCCATGAATGAGCTGTCCAATCATGACCATTCCCGTTTCCTGACAAGAACGAATCAGACAGTAGGACGTACCGCAAGCCTTGGACCAGAAGCTGCCAACCAAAACATTAATAAAGGAATCATGCGGGCGGCAGTAATGATACAGATGACCTGGCCAGGCGCACCAACCCTCTATTACGGAGATGAAGCCGGACTATGCGGCTGGACTGACCCGGATAACAGGAGAACCTATCCATGGGGCAGAGAAGATCAGGAACTCATCCAGTATCACAGAGATATCATTGCAATTCATAAAGCAGAAACTGCACTGATGCGAGGCTCACTCAAATACCTCCATGGCGGCTTCAAGGTAATCTGCTATGGGCGTTTTACCGATACCGAAAAAATGATCGTATTGATTAATGCTGGCTTTGATGAAGCAAGAGTTAAAATTTCTGTATGGGAAGTCGGCGTTACAGATAACGAGGATATGGTGGAAGTTATCATGAGTAATGAGGAAGGCTATACGATGGAGAAGAAGGTGCATCCGGTAACATCAGGAGTGCTGGATATCACCCTTCCAAGAGTATCCTCCATCCTATTAAAAAGCATAAAAAAATCCTAA
- a CDS encoding DEAD/DEAH box helicase — METVKFTELDIRPEILKAVANMGFEAMSPIQAKAIPVELSGRDVIGQAQTGTGKTAAFGIPILQKIDPKLKKPQAIVLCPTRELAIQVADEIRKLAKYMASVKILPIYGGQEISKQIRSLKSGVQIIIGTPGRMMDHMRRKTVKFDNIHTVVLDEADEMLDMGFREDIETILNGVPEERQTMLFSATMPKPIMELAKAYQTEPETIKVIRKELTVPNITQYYYEVRPKNKSEVLSRLLDIYDPKLSVVFCNTKKGVDELVADLKGRGYFAEGLHGDMKQTMRDRVMHRFRSGKTDILVATDVAARGIDVDDVDAVFNYDLPQDEEYYVHRIGRTGRAGRTGMAFSFVVGREVYKLKDIRRYCKAKIKAQPIPSINDVTETRVEKIFDRIDNYIEDQNLNKYISMVEDFVNEKDYTAMDVAAAFLAEILGTADGRDAGNKEDFGDTGAEEGMVRLFINIGKKQGIRPGNILGAIAGESGISGNLVGTIDMYDKYTFVEVPREVASDVLEAMKNVKIKGKSVNVEPANRK; from the coding sequence ATGGAGACAGTAAAATTTACAGAACTTGATATAAGACCGGAGATTTTAAAAGCGGTTGCCAATATGGGATTTGAGGCGATGTCCCCAATTCAGGCAAAGGCGATTCCGGTAGAGCTTTCCGGAAGAGACGTGATCGGACAGGCGCAGACAGGAACAGGTAAGACGGCAGCGTTTGGTATTCCTATTTTACAGAAGATCGATCCGAAGCTTAAAAAACCACAGGCAATCGTTCTTTGTCCGACAAGAGAGCTTGCAATTCAGGTTGCGGATGAGATTCGTAAACTTGCAAAATATATGGCATCTGTAAAGATTCTTCCAATTTACGGAGGACAGGAGATTTCCAAACAGATTCGTTCGTTAAAGTCAGGTGTACAGATCATCATCGGAACACCGGGACGTATGATGGATCACATGAGAAGAAAAACAGTGAAGTTTGACAATATCCATACGGTTGTTTTAGATGAGGCAGATGAGATGCTTGATATGGGATTTCGTGAAGATATCGAGACAATCTTAAACGGAGTGCCTGAGGAAAGACAGACGATGCTTTTCTCTGCGACAATGCCAAAGCCGATCATGGAGCTTGCCAAAGCTTACCAGACAGAGCCGGAGACAATTAAAGTGATCAGAAAGGAACTGACAGTTCCGAATATCACACAGTATTATTATGAAGTACGTCCTAAGAATAAGAGCGAGGTATTATCAAGACTTCTTGATATTTATGATCCAAAGCTGTCTGTTGTATTCTGTAATACAAAGAAGGGCGTAGATGAATTAGTAGCTGACCTTAAAGGAAGAGGTTACTTTGCAGAGGGACTTCATGGAGATATGAAGCAGACGATGCGTGATCGTGTTATGCACCGTTTCAGAAGCGGTAAGACAGATATTCTTGTAGCGACAGATGTAGCTGCCAGAGGTATTGACGTGGATGATGTAGATGCGGTATTTAACTACGACCTTCCACAGGATGAGGAATATTATGTACATCGTATCGGAAGAACCGGTCGTGCGGGAAGAACCGGTATGGCATTCAGCTTCGTTGTAGGAAGAGAAGTTTATAAGTTAAAAGATATCCGCCGTTACTGCAAGGCAAAGATCAAGGCACAGCCAATTCCATCAATCAATGATGTAACAGAAACAAGAGTAGAGAAGATTTTTGATCGTATCGACAACTATATCGAAGATCAGAACTTAAATAAATACATTTCCATGGTAGAAGATTTCGTAAATGAAAAAGACTATACAGCAATGGATGTAGCAGCAGCTTTCCTTGCAGAGATTCTTGGAACTGCAGATGGAAGGGATGCCGGCAATAAAGAAGACTTCGGTGATACTGGTGCAGAAGAAGGAATGGTTCGTCTCTTTATCAATATCGGAAAGAAACAGGGAATCCGTCCAGGAAATATTTTAGGTGCGATTGCAGGAGAATCCGGAATTTCAGGTAATCTTGTAGGAACGATTGATATGTATGACAAGTATACTTTCGTAGAAGTACCTAGAGAAGTTGCTTCTGATGTATTAGAAGCAATGAAAAATGTAAAGATTAAAGGTAAATCCGTTAACGTAGAACCAGCAAACAGAAAGTAA
- a CDS encoding type II toxin-antitoxin system Phd/YefM family antitoxin translates to MIATKQMDLRANIKKYFDLAFNGETIVVSRKENKNVVVISEQEYNELQRAKRNAEYLAKLDRSFAQLKQGEVVIKSMEELERMADE, encoded by the coding sequence ATGATAGCAACAAAGCAAATGGATCTTAGGGCAAATATAAAAAAATATTTTGATTTAGCATTTAACGGTGAAACCATTGTCGTATCAAGGAAAGAAAATAAAAATGTAGTTGTTATTTCGGAACAGGAATATAATGAACTTCAAAGAGCAAAGCGTAATGCAGAATATTTAGCAAAACTAGATAGGAGTTTCGCACAATTAAAACAAGGGGAAGTTGTCATAAAGTCTATGGAAGAACTGGAGCGCATGGCAGATGAATGA
- a CDS encoding GIY-YIG nuclease family protein has product MEESRIERADDRIPNTSQVNYTYIVKCSDETLYTGWTNNLEKRLRAHNSGKGAKYTKNRRPVELVYFEEYDTKQEAMKREYAIKQLPREKKLALIRCCQSIF; this is encoded by the coding sequence ATGGAAGAGAGCAGAATAGAAAGAGCAGATGATAGAATACCCAATACATCTCAGGTGAATTATACATACATTGTAAAATGTAGCGATGAGACTCTTTATACAGGCTGGACGAATAATCTTGAGAAGAGGTTGAGGGCACATAACAGTGGAAAAGGTGCTAAGTATACGAAGAACCGCCGCCCGGTGGAGCTGGTATATTTTGAGGAGTATGATACGAAACAGGAAGCGATGAAAAGGGAGTATGCGATTAAGCAGCTTCCCAGAGAAAAAAAGCTCGCTCTTATTCGATGTTGTCAGAGTATTTTTTAA
- a CDS encoding transposase encodes MPYVSGFDRDQLMCCSWDAFVDKESIARIIDAFVNHLDIGKYGVKPVAAEGRPSYDPKSLYKIYIYGSRKGIRSSRKLAESCKVNLEVKWMIGGVEPDFRTIADFRKNNIESLKEIFYEFNRRISGAVEWGFSSVDGTKIQADNAKDNNFTKNKLDDRIKWLNGHTDEYLRILNEMDKQEETDVISGELTRESLEAKLKEAQERLARYEGYQKLMEETGVSQLSITDADAKLMKIKMGLQ; translated from the coding sequence ATGCCATATGTTTCAGGTTTTGACCGTGACCAGCTGATGTGCTGTTCATGGGACGCATTTGTAGATAAAGAAAGTATTGCAAGGATAATTGATGCGTTTGTGAACCATCTTGATATAGGGAAATACGGTGTAAAACCTGTGGCAGCAGAAGGCCGTCCATCTTACGATCCTAAGAGCCTTTATAAGATATATATTTACGGAAGCAGGAAAGGTATCCGTTCTTCACGGAAACTGGCTGAAAGCTGTAAAGTAAATCTTGAAGTAAAATGGATGATCGGAGGTGTAGAACCGGATTTTCGCACCATTGCAGATTTCAGGAAAAACAACATAGAGAGCCTGAAAGAGATTTTTTATGAATTCAACCGCCGGATCTCCGGTGCAGTGGAATGGGGATTTTCTTCCGTGGATGGAACAAAGATCCAGGCGGATAACGCAAAAGATAACAACTTCACCAAAAACAAACTGGATGACAGGATCAAATGGCTGAATGGCCATACAGATGAGTATCTAAGGATCCTGAATGAAATGGACAAGCAGGAAGAAACAGACGTGATTTCAGGAGAACTGACAAGAGAAAGTCTTGAAGCCAAGTTAAAAGAAGCACAGGAGAGACTTGCCAGATACGAAGGTTATCAGAAGCTGATGGAAGAAACCGGGGTATCCCAGCTTTCGATCACAGATGCGGATGCAAAACTCATGAAAATAAAAATGGGTTTACAGTAG
- a CDS encoding BMC domain-containing protein: MTKDMINNGVNSDDKSRIIQEYVPGKQITLAHMVTRPKASVYKKLGLPDDYHDAIGILTITPSEATIIAADICTKAASIKLGFVDRFSGSVIIVGSTSNVESALNSVITTFYNKLGFDTVSITKT; the protein is encoded by the coding sequence ATGACGAAGGATATGATCAATAACGGGGTTAATTCAGATGATAAGTCCCGTATTATTCAGGAGTATGTTCCGGGTAAGCAGATTACGCTTGCTCATATGGTAACCCGTCCAAAGGCTTCTGTTTATAAGAAGCTTGGTCTGCCGGATGATTATCATGATGCGATCGGTATTTTGACAATCACTCCTTCTGAGGCAACAATTATTGCGGCAGATATTTGTACGAAGGCGGCTTCTATTAAGTTAGGTTTTGTAGACCGTTTTTCTGGTTCTGTTATTATTGTAGGTTCTACTTCTAATGTGGAATCTGCACTAAACAGTGTTATTACCACCTTCTATAATAAGCTCGGTTTTGATACCGTTTCTATTACAAAGACTTGA
- a CDS encoding carbon-nitrogen family hydrolase: MRIGMAQMDISWENIEDNKKKVEEFFQKAVENQVDCIVFPEMTLTGFSMNVEETGEKAEKQVHFFEEMSRKYKMLTVFGYTEPVPEERLKEHPDWNHYYNRLGIAENGELKLNYAKIHPFSYGFEGDYYQGGRKLKSVEWKDTTLGAFICYDLRFPEIFQISSEKSEIIFVIANWPRSRIDQWDTLLKARAIENQVYMVGVNRTGDGDGLHYNGHSAIYSPEGDVITTIREEECLLIGDIDPGVIKEMRKTFPMKNDRREELYIKMWKNSML; this comes from the coding sequence ATGCGAATTGGAATGGCCCAGATGGATATAAGCTGGGAGAATATTGAAGATAATAAAAAGAAAGTAGAAGAGTTTTTTCAGAAGGCAGTGGAGAATCAGGTGGATTGTATCGTATTTCCGGAAATGACACTGACCGGGTTTTCAATGAATGTGGAAGAAACAGGAGAAAAAGCAGAGAAACAGGTTCATTTTTTTGAGGAGATGAGTAGAAAGTACAAGATGCTGACTGTTTTTGGATATACAGAACCAGTACCAGAGGAGCGCTTGAAAGAGCATCCGGATTGGAATCATTATTATAACCGTCTTGGGATTGCAGAGAACGGGGAGTTGAAGTTAAATTATGCAAAGATCCACCCATTTTCTTACGGATTTGAAGGGGATTATTATCAGGGAGGCAGAAAGTTAAAGTCAGTAGAATGGAAAGATACAACGCTGGGGGCATTTATATGCTACGATTTACGTTTTCCGGAGATTTTTCAGATCAGTTCAGAAAAAAGTGAGATTATATTTGTGATAGCGAACTGGCCAAGGTCAAGGATTGATCAGTGGGATACACTTCTTAAAGCAAGAGCGATTGAAAATCAGGTATATATGGTTGGGGTGAACCGGACAGGAGACGGAGATGGTCTGCATTATAACGGACATTCTGCGATATATTCGCCGGAGGGAGATGTGATAACAACAATTCGAGAAGAGGAATGTCTTCTTATTGGAGATATCGATCCGGGAGTCATCAAAGAAATGCGTAAAACATTTCCTATGAAGAATGACAGAAGAGAAGAACTTTACATTAAAATGTGGAAAAACTCAATGCTTTAG
- the trhA gene encoding PAQR family membrane homeostasis protein TrhA: protein MNKTSKKFKDPGSAITHLIAMIGAVICAFPLIGKAVHTNNSIVVFAMSVFISSMILLYGASTLYHSLDISKKVNLFFRRIDHSMIFVLIAGSYTPVCLLALDKKQGIPLLILVWSTAIIGIIIKIFFINCPHWVSSIIYIGMGWTCVLVFKPLLASLPASAFAWLLAGGIIYTVGGIIYGLKLPIFDKLPKDFGSHEIFHLFVMGGSICHFIFMYAYLM from the coding sequence ATGAACAAAACAAGCAAAAAGTTTAAAGATCCCGGCAGTGCCATTACTCATTTAATCGCTATGATCGGTGCAGTTATCTGTGCCTTCCCACTAATCGGCAAGGCGGTACACACGAATAATTCTATTGTCGTTTTTGCCATGAGCGTATTTATCAGTAGCATGATCCTTCTCTATGGAGCAAGCACCCTTTATCATTCTTTGGATATTTCCAAGAAGGTAAATCTCTTCTTTAGAAGAATTGATCACTCTATGATCTTCGTACTGATTGCCGGTTCCTATACACCTGTCTGCTTACTGGCACTTGATAAAAAGCAGGGAATTCCACTGCTCATTCTCGTATGGTCTACTGCGATCATCGGCATTATTATAAAGATCTTCTTTATTAACTGCCCACACTGGGTGAGTTCCATCATCTATATCGGAATGGGCTGGACATGTGTACTTGTCTTCAAGCCACTCCTTGCCAGCCTGCCAGCCAGTGCATTTGCATGGCTCCTTGCCGGAGGCATCATCTACACTGTCGGCGGTATTATCTACGGATTAAAACTTCCGATTTTTGATAAGCTTCCAAAAGACTTCGGCAGCCACGAAATCTTCCACCTCTTTGTTATGGGCGGAAGTATCTGCCATTTCATCTTTATGTATGCCTATCTAATGTAA
- a CDS encoding SpoIID/LytB domain-containing protein yields MKKLALYLLFIFGALFIPVISTLLISGNMGVADRKMGITVEMKNGEKMDGEQFVIGMAASELSYIKEEEALKAWMIVCRTNFVKVASGENSSKNASATQNEGKVADVANIGIIKNIKQKNLNLDYVSMKELEENNGRKAYLEIKKKLEDASDATFGQVLTYENKYADALYHEVSIGKTVSSEEIYSVAVPYLISVDSSQDVESSDYMDVKILPYDEVLQKLIKADKNGRLEKIDKKQNIKILKSSLKITKHTDNGFVQEIMAQDNKWTGEEWKKIFDLNSTNFYLENYNGKLRMVTVGKGHDMGMSLYGANALAKKQLSAATILSYYYPGTKILD; encoded by the coding sequence ATGAAGAAATTAGCGTTATATCTCCTTTTCATTTTCGGTGCCCTCTTTATCCCCGTTATTAGCACCCTTCTCATCTCCGGGAATATGGGCGTTGCGGACAGGAAGATGGGAATTACTGTTGAGATGAAAAATGGAGAAAAGATGGACGGAGAACAATTTGTCATCGGCATGGCTGCTTCCGAGTTATCCTACATAAAAGAGGAGGAAGCATTGAAAGCGTGGATGATTGTTTGCAGAACAAATTTTGTGAAGGTAGCTTCCGGTGAAAATAGCAGCAAAAATGCATCAGCTACACAGAATGAAGGTAAGGTAGCAGATGTAGCAAACATAGGAATAATAAAAAATATAAAGCAAAAAAATCTGAATCTTGATTATGTTTCCATGAAAGAATTAGAGGAAAATAATGGGAGAAAAGCGTATTTAGAAATAAAGAAAAAACTCGAGGATGCTTCCGATGCAACTTTTGGACAGGTGCTTACTTACGAGAATAAATATGCGGATGCACTTTATCATGAAGTCAGTATCGGGAAAACGGTTTCCTCGGAAGAAATCTATTCCGTAGCTGTACCGTATTTAATCAGCGTGGATAGTAGTCAGGATGTGGAATCGTCCGATTACATGGATGTGAAGATTCTTCCTTATGATGAAGTACTACAGAAGCTTATCAAAGCGGATAAGAATGGCAGGCTGGAAAAAATCGATAAAAAACAGAATATAAAAATATTAAAAAGCAGCTTGAAAATCACAAAACATACGGACAATGGATTTGTGCAGGAAATTATGGCACAAGACAATAAATGGACAGGAGAAGAATGGAAGAAAATCTTTGACCTAAACTCCACCAATTTTTACTTGGAAAATTATAATGGAAAACTCCGCATGGTTACTGTCGGAAAAGGACACGATATGGGAATGAGCCTTTACGGGGCAAATGCATTGGCAAAGAAGCAGCTTTCTGCGGCAACGATATTATCCTATTATTATCCCGGAACGAAAATTTTAGATTAA
- a CDS encoding transposase, whose protein sequence is MRDFQMTNQVTDHGLLESTMQGIKSSEPEKIIEVVADKGYEAVEDMVECLENGIIPHVITDDGKDGYDIEIPYEEAETDTASTEPEELKKALHAGKIPEVYAEVIQDMKVETVRRKVVDEKRENSSVYGSPEEMQEKAKEGYFVRDPERNLVYCPAGEILRQKSIKKNGNIRYANKNACKHCPNRNKCYKGKGEWKEIDFTKDQLVKPCKGWLEAEGKKPEETKTGEKWHYEKRKVVKFFLKPDKEKMSRRMCLSEHPFGTIKRAMGATYFLLRGIRKVAGEFALFCLGYNLERAKNLLGFQKMMELMEQA, encoded by the coding sequence ATCCGAGATTTTCAGATGACCAATCAGGTAACCGACCATGGATTGCTGGAAAGTACGATGCAGGGGATAAAGAGCTCTGAACCGGAAAAGATCATAGAAGTAGTAGCAGATAAAGGTTATGAAGCTGTGGAAGATATGGTGGAGTGTCTGGAGAACGGTATTATCCCACATGTCATAACAGATGATGGAAAAGACGGTTATGACATAGAAATCCCTTATGAAGAGGCAGAAACGGATACTGCCAGCACAGAGCCAGAAGAACTGAAGAAAGCACTGCATGCAGGTAAGATACCGGAAGTTTATGCAGAAGTGATACAGGATATGAAGGTAGAAACAGTCCGTCGTAAAGTGGTGGATGAAAAACGGGAAAACAGCAGTGTTTATGGAAGTCCTGAGGAAATGCAGGAAAAAGCAAAAGAAGGTTATTTTGTCAGAGATCCTGAGAGAAACCTAGTATACTGTCCGGCTGGGGAAATCCTGAGACAGAAGAGCATAAAGAAAAACGGGAATATCCGCTATGCCAATAAAAATGCGTGTAAACATTGCCCGAACCGCAATAAGTGTTACAAGGGAAAAGGCGAATGGAAAGAGATCGACTTTACCAAAGATCAGCTGGTAAAACCATGTAAGGGCTGGCTGGAAGCCGAAGGAAAGAAGCCGGAGGAAACGAAAACGGGTGAAAAATGGCATTATGAAAAAAGAAAGGTTGTGAAGTTTTTCCTGAAACCGGATAAAGAAAAGATGAGCCGGAGGATGTGCCTGTCGGAGCATCCGTTTGGAACAATAAAACGAGCAATGGGAGCCACTTATTTTCTTTTAAGGGGAATACGGAAAGTGGCTGGAGAGTTTGCGCTCTTTTGTCTGGGTTATAACCTGGAACGGGCGAAGAATCTCCTTGGATTTCAAAAAATGATGGAATTGATGGAACAGGCATAA